One genomic window of Nicotiana sylvestris chromosome 10, ASM39365v2, whole genome shotgun sequence includes the following:
- the LOC104227871 gene encoding probable U6 snRNA-associated Sm-like protein LSm4, with the protein MLPLSLLKTAQGHPMLVELKNGETYNGHLVNCDTWMNIHLREVICTSKDGDRFWRMPECYVRGNTIKYLRVPDEVIDKVQEEAKSRTDRKPPGVGRGRGRGRDDSTAGRQAKGIGRGMDDGGAKGRGKGGPSAKSGGRGGGRGRG; encoded by the exons ATG CTCCCACTCTCTCTGCTCAAGACTGCACAGGGGcatcccatg TTGGTGGAACTAAAAAATGGGGAAACATATAATGGTCATTTGGTCAACTGTGATACCTGGATGAATATCCATCTTCGTGAAGTTATCTGTACTTCAAAG GATGGAGATAGATTTTGGAGAATGCCAGAATGTTACGTTCGTGGGAATACAATAAAATACCTTCGAGTACCTGATGAG GTAATTGATAAGGTTCAGGAGGAGGCAAAAAGCCGTACAG ATAGAAAACCGCCTGGTGTAGGACGTGGAAGGGGAAGAGGTAGAGATGACAGTACTGCGGGGAGACAAGCAAAAGGAATTGGGCGTGGGATGGATGATGGAGGTGCCAAAGGCCGGGGCAAAGGAGGACCTAGTGCCAAGTCTGGTGGCAGAG GTGGAGGTCGCGGACGTGGCTAG
- the LOC138879816 gene encoding uncharacterized protein, with translation MRDTSARKEIEETSQNASITKETAAHLEQTLLRFREELEQVRNLASLSITLATADANNQNYTTPPPAQPAHTQACNTCNNTPLLIPEPQNTTNDQNAPIFVDTVPHYAQPILDTLESDNKDSLIQNLAVELKRLTSRVQGVEDSKGVEGLNYENLCVQPDVELPEGNKPPKFEMFDGIGDPRVHLRMYCDKLVGVGRDEKIRMKLFMRSLKGDALSWFNTKNAPDVFYIQNLKKKPIETFREYATRWRSEAAKVRPALEEEQMNRFFVRAQDPQYYERLMLLEGQKFSDIIKLGERIEEGIKNSMVTNLEALQATNKALQSGGSSKKKDVNSVMVAQRNNSPMKYQTYPSASLTYQPTLNYQAPSPTYQIPPLAYQSPPLPTYQPTSPRYSQFAPVYQAYNSQPSHYPSPPTRQNFTRPRLNFDRKPPRQYTSIDEPIDQLYEKLKAACYVTPILAVTPENPSQWINPNKTCAYHSRMKGHIIDECRSLKDKIQNLIDNKIIIAKEPAPNVRNNSLPDHKGGGIHMIEIEDDWDPKGSIGLIAEGDEPQKLAGTLNPIVVQIQPSKEDVVNMSVPLEFEAPPAKVPKSIEVEFGIPKAPAPFKVVVLPPRVSIPVSMTDMTPFKSKAIPWDYIAEARRKGKTYTGETVATQGMTRTGMAKEYSAVEELNKTPAQISILALLQSSEAHKNALMKILSEAYVPSNITRGEMANMVGAGLHEVKDGAISVKAFDGSQRSTIGEISLCLQMGPTWFDVEFQVIDEVIIHGDGSNPIYSRQTIPMIEGRRRIGGETYHHIERVNAVDKDKWWDSKIESILNWSGYEPGKGLGKNLQGITKPIKLKKHGTTFGLGYEYTWEEFNHWSPPWRGPYYPLEHPIPQLEQTFQLADTLYGSEENEALAAIKNLFLEDDMDCCVIFEEEGEEGPSIQTVNRGERLTNCITITYLDDEPMTVTCNEAMQQMDIDSEEDEIP, from the exons atgagaGATACCAGTGCTAGAAAGGAGATCGAGGAAACCTCTCAGAACGCTTCAAtcactaaggaaactgctgctcaTCTTGAGCAAACTTTGCTGAGATTTCGAGAagaattggaacaagttcgaaaccTGGCAAGTCTGTCAATCACTCTTGCCACTGCTGATGCCAACAACCAGAACTATACTACACCACCACCAGCACAACCCGCTCATACCCAAGCCTGCAACACCTGCAACAACACTCCACTGCTCATTCCCGAACCccaaaacaccacaaacgaccagaACGCTCCCATCTTTGTGGACACTGTACCCCACTATGCCCAGCCTATCTTAGATACACTTGAATCAGACAACAAAGACTCCCTCATTCAGAATTTAGCTGTTGAGCTCAAGAGGTTAACCAGCCGGGTCCAGGGTGTCGAAGATAGCAAAGGTGtggaaggtttgaactatgaaaatctttgtgttcagccagatgtcgaactCCCGGAGGGGaataaacctcccaagttcgaaatgttcgacggtataggtgatcccagggtccatctcagaatgtattgtgataagctggtaggAGTCGGAAGGGACGAGAAAAtccgcatgaagttgttcatgaggagtttgaagggtgatgctttatcatg gttcaacactaagaacgcaccagatgtgttctatatccagaatctcaagaagaagcccatAGAGACCTTtcgcgaatatgctactcgttggaggtcagaagctgctaaggttagaccggccttggaggaagaacaaatgaacaggtttttcgtccgTGCTCAGGATCCGCAATACTACGAGAGGCTGATGCTACTAGAGGGCCAaaagttctccgacatcatcaagttgggagaaaggattgaagaaggcatcaaaaacaGTATGGTCACTAACCTCGAGGCATTGCAagctaccaacaaggctttacagtctggtggctcgTCGAAGAAAAAGGATGTAAATTCCGTAATGGTTGCGCAAAGGAACAATTCCCCTATGAAGTACCAAACCTATCCCTCAGcttcactcacatatcaacctaccctaaactaccaagcaccatcacccacttaccaaattccaccacttgcttaccaatcacctccactaCCTACGTATCAACCCACCTCACCCAGATATTCTCAATTTGCACCCGTATACCAAGCATACAACTCCCAACCTTCTCACTACCCATCACCTCCTACTCGCCAAAACTTTACCCGACCTAGACTAAACTTCGACCGtaaacctcccagacaatatacctcCATAGACGAGCCAATTGACCAATTATATGAAAAACTCAAAGCAGCCTGTTACGTTACCCCTATTCTAGccgtaactccagaaaatccttcccaatggatcaacccaaacaagacttgtgcataccattccaggATGAAGGGCCATATCATCGACGAGTGTCgctcgttgaaagacaagattcagaacctgattgacaacaagatcattataGCAAAAGAGCccgctcctaatgtccgcaacaactcCCTGCCTGACCACAAGGGCGGGGGCATCCATATGATTGAGATTGAagacgattgggaccccaaagggtcaaTCGGGTTGATAGCTGAAGGTGATGAACCTCAGAAGCTGGCGGGTACTCTCAATCCCATTGTTGTTCAGATTCAGCCTTCTAAGGAAGATGTggtaaatatgtctgtgccactCGAGTTTGAAGCACCGCCTGCAAAGGTGCCAAAAtcgattgaggttgagtttgggattccaaaggcaCCCGCACCGTTTAAAGTTGTTGTGTTACCTCCAAGGGTGTCCATTCCAGTTTCCATGACAGACATGACCCCATTCAAGTCGaaagccataccttgggattacatagCTGAGGCTAGAAGGAAAGGGAAGACATATACCGGAGAAACGGTCGCCACACAGGGCATGACTAGAACAGGCATG gccaaagagTACTCAGCCGTCGAGGAACTGAACAAAACGCCAGCACAGATTTCTATTCTGGCTCTTCTGCAAAGCTCTGAGGCACATAAAAACGCCTTAATGAAAAtactgagtgaagcttatgttcccAGCAACATAACAAGAGgcgaaatggcaaacatggtgggggcag GATTGCACGAGGTCAAAGACGGGGCTATTAGTGTCAAAGCTTTTGATggatctcagaggtccaccattggagaAATTAGCCTATGCCTACAGATGGGACCCACCTGGTTTGATGTCGAGTTCCAAGTCATTGAC gaagtaatcattcatggcgacggtagcaaccctatatacagtcgccaaaccattccGATGATCGAAGGCAGAAGAAGGATAGGAGGAGAAACGTACCACCACATCGAGCGGGTCAATGCTGTagacaaagacaagtggtgggataGCAAGATCGAAAGCATCCTGAATTGGAGCGGGTATGAACCCGGaaaaggacttggcaagaacctgcagggtatcaccaaacctatcaagctgaagaagcacggtaccacttttggcctagggtatgagtacacttgggaggagttcaaccactggtcacCTCCATGGCGCGGACCATACTATCCGCTGGAGCACCCTATACCTCAGTTGGAGCAGACTTTTCAGCTAGCCGACACCTTGTACGGATCAGAGGAAAATGAGGCACTAGCAGCAATAAAGAACCTATTTCTGGaagatgatatggattgttgtgttatcttcgaggaggaaggggaggaaggcccttccattcaAACCGTGAACCGAGGGGAACGCCTCACCAATTG cattactattacatatcttgatgatgaaccgatgactgtaacttgcaacgaggcaatgcaacaaatggatatagattcagaagaagatgagataccataA